The Osmerus eperlanus chromosome 15, fOsmEpe2.1, whole genome shotgun sequence genome includes a window with the following:
- the LOC134034868 gene encoding regulator of G-protein signaling 20 isoform X2, which produces MGSERVEMRKRQMQIHQEAAASVLQARHGMGAAPSSASNACCFCWCCCCSCSCLTVRGEDERVQRTTYERRPEDTPNCEDSPKPTLEDARSWSMSFEKLMKSAAGRGCFRQFLRTEFSEENIVFWLACEELKKETNKSVVEEKVRQIYEDFISILSPKEVSLDSHVREVINHNMLEPTSHTFEDAQQQIYTLMQRDSYPRYMNSSAYTDLLQSLEEPPPET; this is translated from the exons ATGGGGTCGGAGAGGGTGGAGATGCGAAAGAGACAGATGCAGATCCACCAGGAAGCAGCCGCCAGTGTCCTCCAAGCTCGCCACGGGATGGGCGCCGCGCCCTCCAGTGCCTCAAACGCCTGCTGcttctgctggtgctgctgctgtagCTGCTCCTG TCTGACTGTTAGGGGTGAAGATGAAAGGGTCCAGAGAACCACatatgagaggaggccagaggaCACTCCAAACTGTGAAGACAG CCCTAAACCCACACTTGAAGATGCGCGCTCCTGGTCCATGTCGTTCGAGAAGCTGATGAAGAGCGCGGCTGGACGGGGCTGCTTCCGTCAGTTCCTGCGGACAGAGTTCAGCGAGGAGAACATAGTGTTCTGGCTGGCCTGCGAGGAGCTCAAGAAGGAGACCAATAAGAGCGTGGTGGAGGAAAAAGTGCGACAAATATACGAGGACTTCATCTCAATACTATCTCCTAAAGAG GTGAGTCTGGACTCACATGTTCGAGAAGTGATCAACCACAACATGCTGGAGCCCACTTCTCACACATTTGAGGATGCCCAACAGCAGATCTACACACTGATGCAGAGAGACTCGTACCCGCGTTACATGAACTCCTCAGCGTACACAGATCTACTGCA
- the LOC134034868 gene encoding regulator of G-protein signaling 20 isoform X1, translated as MRAPAGITATDDTMPMGSERVEMRKRQMQIHQEAAASVLQARHGMGAAPSSASNACCFCWCCCCSCSCLTVRGEDERVQRTTYERRPEDTPNCEDSPKPTLEDARSWSMSFEKLMKSAAGRGCFRQFLRTEFSEENIVFWLACEELKKETNKSVVEEKVRQIYEDFISILSPKEVSLDSHVREVINHNMLEPTSHTFEDAQQQIYTLMQRDSYPRYMNSSAYTDLLQSLEEPPPET; from the exons ATGCGCGCTCCAGCTGGTATTACAGCCACTGACGACACCATG CCCATGGGGTCGGAGAGGGTGGAGATGCGAAAGAGACAGATGCAGATCCACCAGGAAGCAGCCGCCAGTGTCCTCCAAGCTCGCCACGGGATGGGCGCCGCGCCCTCCAGTGCCTCAAACGCCTGCTGcttctgctggtgctgctgctgtagCTGCTCCTG TCTGACTGTTAGGGGTGAAGATGAAAGGGTCCAGAGAACCACatatgagaggaggccagaggaCACTCCAAACTGTGAAGACAG CCCTAAACCCACACTTGAAGATGCGCGCTCCTGGTCCATGTCGTTCGAGAAGCTGATGAAGAGCGCGGCTGGACGGGGCTGCTTCCGTCAGTTCCTGCGGACAGAGTTCAGCGAGGAGAACATAGTGTTCTGGCTGGCCTGCGAGGAGCTCAAGAAGGAGACCAATAAGAGCGTGGTGGAGGAAAAAGTGCGACAAATATACGAGGACTTCATCTCAATACTATCTCCTAAAGAG GTGAGTCTGGACTCACATGTTCGAGAAGTGATCAACCACAACATGCTGGAGCCCACTTCTCACACATTTGAGGATGCCCAACAGCAGATCTACACACTGATGCAGAGAGACTCGTACCCGCGTTACATGAACTCCTCAGCGTACACAGATCTACTGCA